In one Deltaproteobacteria bacterium genomic region, the following are encoded:
- a CDS encoding YkgJ family cysteine cluster protein, with the protein MEIENQNKPGSAAFRNSCIRCGTCCEKGGPCLHLEDRQLVDEGLIHTRCLYTIRRGEMVHDNVRNVVMPSPEEMIKIKGMESSWQCTFFNAAESACGIYRHRPMECRVLKCWDPSGIEAVYDRDRLKRQDLLADIAGLWDLVQEHERQCSYPKLKLILNDMDRNRDTGFQRTAVASTVTMVRYDREVRDLVVSKGGVEPGMTDFLFGRPLSKTIEVFGYKVREKDGKGALVRI; encoded by the coding sequence ATGGAAATAGAGAACCAAAATAAACCCGGCAGCGCTGCGTTTCGGAACTCCTGCATTCGCTGCGGGACCTGCTGCGAAAAAGGGGGGCCCTGCCTGCATTTGGAGGACCGGCAGCTGGTCGACGAGGGCTTGATCCACACCCGTTGCCTCTACACCATTCGGCGGGGCGAAATGGTGCACGACAACGTGCGCAATGTGGTGATGCCCAGCCCCGAAGAGATGATTAAAATCAAAGGGATGGAGTCGTCGTGGCAGTGCACCTTTTTTAACGCGGCGGAAAGCGCCTGCGGGATCTACCGGCACCGCCCCATGGAGTGCCGGGTACTGAAATGCTGGGATCCTTCGGGTATCGAGGCCGTGTATGACCGGGACAGGCTCAAGCGCCAAGACCTACTGGCGGACATTGCGGGGCTGTGGGATCTGGTCCAGGAGCATGAACGGCAATGCAGCTATCCCAAGCTGAAATTGATCCTGAATGATATGGACAGGAACCGGGACACCGGTTTTCAACGCACGGCCGTTGCATCGACGGTCACCATGGTCCGCTACGATCGGGAAGTCAGAGATTTAGTGGTTTCAAAGGGGGGCGTGGAGCCCGGCATGACCGATTTCCTGTTCGGACGGCCGCTTTCAAAGACCATCGAAGTGTTCGGCTACAAGGTCAGAGAAAAAGACGGCAAGGGTGCACTGGTAAGAATTTAA
- the nifJ gene encoding pyruvate:ferredoxin (flavodoxin) oxidoreductase yields MAKKMKTIDGNTAAAHVAYAMSDAAAIYPITPSSPMGELCDEWAANGLKNIFGQTMSVRQLQSEAGAAAAVHGALAAGALTTTFTASQGLLLMIPNMYKISGEVLPGVFHVTARSLAGHALSIFGDHQDVMAVRQTGFALLASASVQEILDLGLVSHLSAIEGSVPFVHFFDGFRTSHEIQKVELIDYEDMQSLVNMDAVAAFRARGANPERPELRGTAQNPDIYFQAIEAANPYYLKIAGIVEDYMQKVAALTGRKYGLFDYVGDPEAERVIISMGSSCETIEEVVNYLVERGEKVGLVKVRLYRPFSAEHMFAAIPESAGRIAVLDRTKEKGAVGDPLYVDVCTAFVQRGGDIPTIVNGRYGLSSKEFNPSMVKAVFDNLKAETPKNHFTVGIVDDVTHTSLEVEEGFDVAPEGTVQCKFWGLGADGTVGANKSAIKIIGDNTDMFAQAYFAYDSKKSGGVTMSHLRFGKTPIQSTYLIDAADYIACHKSNYVDIYDVLEGIKEGGTFVLNSNWSLADMETKLPAEMRRTIAAKKLKFYNIDAVKIAADIGLGGRINMIMQTAFFKLANVIPVDDAIAYLKDQIKAMFGKKGDKIVNMNNAAVDNTLENLERIDYPSAWADAGISADAEADDPDFVKNVMRPMLAQQGDKLPVSAFRPDGIFPVATTQYEKRGVAINTPEWIIDNCIQCNQCAMICPHAAIRPHLITDEELAEAPEGFAAKKAVGKDLKGYHFRIQVNTLDCLGCGNCADICPAKKPALVMRPLETQTAVQVPNHRYAVTLPIRDDLVGRTSVKGSQFQQPLLEFSGACAGCGETPYAKLVTQLFGERMVIGNATGCSSIWGGSAPSIPYCVNKDGFGPTWGNSLFEDPAEFTYGMFLGALQQRQKLAELAGEALRYDVPGEVKEALQGWLDNARDPVASRTYGDRLKALLPAHGDIPLLKEIAAKSALFTKKSYWVFAGDGSAYDISFGGIDHVLASGEDINVIVFDTEVYSNTGGQSSKATPTGSVAKFAASGKKTGKKDMGAMFMSYGYVYVANVSMGANKQQLMKALTEAESYDGPSLIMCYAPCINHGIMKGMGKTQEEMKLAVQSGYWPLYRYNPELKKEGKNPFILDSKDPDGTFQAFLDGEVRYASLKKTFPEESKRLSKRLEEEYMQRFAAMKRLAATAPNEESVEKEA; encoded by the coding sequence ATGGCAAAAAAAATGAAAACCATTGACGGGAATACCGCTGCCGCGCACGTGGCTTACGCCATGAGTGACGCCGCCGCCATCTATCCCATTACGCCTTCATCGCCCATGGGGGAGCTTTGTGACGAGTGGGCCGCCAACGGGCTGAAGAACATCTTCGGCCAGACCATGAGCGTTCGCCAGCTGCAGTCGGAAGCCGGTGCCGCCGCCGCGGTTCATGGGGCGCTGGCAGCCGGTGCACTGACGACGACGTTCACCGCCTCCCAGGGGCTGCTGCTGATGATTCCCAACATGTATAAAATATCCGGGGAGGTGCTCCCCGGGGTATTTCACGTGACCGCCAGGTCCCTGGCCGGTCACGCGCTTTCCATTTTCGGCGACCACCAGGATGTCATGGCCGTGCGGCAAACGGGATTCGCCCTGCTGGCGTCGGCCTCGGTTCAGGAAATTCTCGATCTGGGGCTGGTATCGCATCTTTCCGCCATCGAGGGCAGCGTACCTTTTGTCCACTTTTTCGATGGGTTCCGAACGTCACACGAAATACAGAAAGTGGAACTGATCGACTACGAGGACATGCAAAGCCTGGTCAACATGGATGCCGTGGCCGCCTTCAGGGCGCGCGGCGCCAATCCTGAAAGGCCGGAACTGAGGGGTACGGCCCAGAATCCGGACATCTATTTCCAGGCCATCGAGGCCGCCAATCCCTATTACCTGAAGATCGCCGGCATCGTCGAAGACTACATGCAGAAGGTCGCTGCGCTTACCGGCAGGAAGTACGGCCTTTTCGATTATGTGGGGGATCCCGAAGCGGAGCGGGTGATCATCTCCATGGGTTCTTCCTGTGAAACCATCGAGGAAGTGGTCAACTACCTCGTGGAACGCGGTGAGAAGGTCGGTCTGGTCAAGGTGCGCCTGTACCGCCCCTTCTCCGCCGAGCACATGTTCGCAGCCATACCGGAATCCGCCGGCCGCATAGCGGTACTGGACAGGACCAAGGAAAAGGGCGCTGTGGGCGACCCGCTGTATGTGGATGTGTGCACGGCATTTGTCCAGCGCGGCGGCGACATTCCCACGATCGTCAACGGCCGCTACGGGTTAAGCTCCAAGGAGTTCAACCCCAGCATGGTGAAGGCCGTCTTCGACAACCTGAAGGCCGAAACCCCAAAAAATCACTTCACTGTCGGCATCGTCGACGACGTCACCCATACGTCTCTCGAGGTGGAAGAGGGGTTCGATGTGGCGCCTGAGGGAACCGTCCAGTGCAAATTCTGGGGACTTGGCGCCGATGGAACGGTGGGGGCCAACAAAAGCGCCATCAAAATTATCGGCGACAACACCGACATGTTTGCTCAGGCTTATTTTGCCTACGATTCCAAGAAGTCGGGCGGTGTGACCATGTCCCATCTCCGTTTCGGAAAGACACCCATCCAGTCCACCTACCTCATCGACGCGGCCGACTACATTGCCTGCCACAAGTCGAACTACGTGGACATCTATGACGTCCTGGAGGGGATCAAAGAGGGCGGGACCTTCGTGCTGAACTCCAACTGGAGCTTGGCGGACATGGAAACCAAGCTGCCGGCGGAGATGCGTCGGACCATCGCCGCGAAGAAGCTCAAATTCTATAATATCGACGCGGTGAAAATCGCCGCCGATATCGGTCTGGGCGGACGCATCAACATGATCATGCAGACGGCTTTTTTCAAGCTGGCCAACGTGATTCCCGTGGATGACGCCATCGCCTACCTCAAGGATCAGATCAAGGCCATGTTTGGTAAAAAGGGCGACAAGATCGTCAATATGAACAATGCCGCAGTAGACAACACCCTGGAAAACCTGGAAAGAATCGACTACCCCTCGGCATGGGCCGATGCAGGTATAAGCGCGGATGCGGAGGCCGACGATCCGGATTTTGTGAAAAACGTCATGCGCCCCATGCTGGCCCAGCAGGGCGACAAGCTGCCGGTGAGCGCCTTCAGACCGGATGGCATTTTCCCCGTTGCCACGACGCAGTATGAAAAACGCGGTGTGGCCATCAACACTCCCGAATGGATTATCGACAACTGCATACAGTGCAACCAGTGTGCCATGATATGCCCGCACGCCGCCATCCGGCCGCATCTCATAACCGATGAGGAACTGGCCGAGGCGCCGGAGGGATTCGCCGCCAAGAAAGCGGTGGGCAAGGACCTCAAGGGGTATCACTTCCGCATACAGGTCAACACCCTGGACTGTCTGGGGTGCGGCAACTGTGCGGACATCTGTCCGGCCAAGAAGCCGGCCCTGGTCATGCGTCCGCTGGAAACACAGACCGCCGTGCAGGTGCCCAACCACCGGTACGCGGTTACGCTGCCGATCAGGGACGACCTGGTCGGGAGAACGTCTGTCAAGGGCAGCCAGTTTCAGCAACCGCTTCTGGAGTTCTCGGGTGCCTGTGCGGGTTGCGGGGAAACCCCTTACGCAAAACTGGTGACACAGCTGTTCGGTGAACGCATGGTGATCGGCAATGCCACCGGTTGCTCCTCGATCTGGGGCGGGTCGGCGCCTTCGATTCCCTACTGCGTCAACAAGGACGGGTTCGGACCGACATGGGGCAACTCCCTTTTCGAGGACCCCGCAGAGTTTACCTACGGCATGTTTCTGGGAGCGTTGCAGCAGCGTCAGAAGCTGGCCGAACTGGCCGGAGAGGCGCTCAGGTACGACGTCCCGGGTGAGGTGAAAGAAGCGCTCCAGGGCTGGCTGGACAATGCCAGGGACCCCGTCGCTTCCAGGACCTACGGCGACCGGCTCAAAGCCCTTCTTCCGGCCCACGGGGACATTCCCCTGCTGAAGGAGATTGCCGCCAAGTCGGCGCTGTTTACGAAAAAATCCTACTGGGTCTTTGCGGGCGACGGATCGGCGTATGACATATCCTTCGGCGGTATCGACCATGTCCTGGCGTCGGGGGAAGACATCAACGTCATCGTTTTTGACACCGAAGTCTATTCAAACACGGGCGGTCAGTCTTCGAAGGCGACGCCCACCGGTTCGGTGGCCAAATTTGCCGCCTCCGGCAAGAAAACCGGCAAAAAGGACATGGGCGCCATGTTCATGTCTTACGGGTACGTCTATGTGGCCAATGTATCCATGGGCGCCAACAAGCAGCAGCTGATGAAGGCCCTGACGGAAGCCGAGTCGTATGACGGGCCGTCGCTGATCATGTGCTATGCCCCCTGTATCAACCACGGCATCATGAAGGGCATGGGCAAGACGCAGGAGGAGATGAAGCTCGCGGTGCAGAGCGGATACTGGCCCCTTTATCGCTACAATCCGGAACTTAAAAAAGAGGGTAAAAACCCGTTCATTCTCGATTCCAAGGATCCGGACGGAACGTTTCAGGCGTTTCTGGATGGCGAGGTGCGGTATGCCTCCCTCAAGAAGACCTTCCCGGAGGAGTCGAAGAGACTTTCCAAGCGTCTGGAGGAGGAATACATGCAACGCTTTGCGGCCATGAAGCGCCTGGCAGCCACAGCTCCTAATGAGGAGTCAGTTGAAAAAGAAGCATAA